ATTGAATGTCCCATATAGATTCTTATCTCCATTTTTTGAGGACAAGCTTAAAGGGTACACAAAGGTTCAAAAGATGATAGAGGAATTTTCAGGTGAAGATATTAAGTGCATTTATGAAATATATAAGAATGAGAAAAGTGAAAATTGTATTAGAGTAAAGGAAAATTGGAGCAATTACTTAAAATATAACTATAAAATTATTCAAGGCTGGGCATATTATAAGCTTGTTTGCTTCCTTCAAAAAAGAAATCCAACTGTTCCTGGAATAGCCATGAAATTAGAAGCTCCAAAGAGCAGAAATTTAAGAGAACAAACAAAAATATGGACGAAGATTATAGAGCAAAAGCATATTAGTGATTTATGCACAGGCTTGGATTTTACAAGTGAAAACTATAGGCTTAATGGAGTTTTAAGCATAGATCACTTTATCCCTTGGAGCTTTGTACTACATGATCAAATGTGGAATTTAGTTCCGACTTTTAAGAATATTAATAGTAAGAAGAGTGATAATTTACTTGATTATGATTCTTATATAGATAGGTTTTGTGAAATTCAATATGAGGCATTTTGTTTTGTGGTTGATGATAAGAGGAATAACCAGATTGATGAATATAGGCAGCTGCTTAAAATTGAAGATGCTAGGAAGTTTAAAGATGGAACAGATGAAGAGGAATTTGTTAAGAGGTTGAAGAGGGAGATTGGGCCTGTTTATGGGGTTGCGGTTAATCAGGGGTTTGGAGTTTTGGAGAAACTTTCAAATTATTAAATAATTACATAAAAGACGAGGAGATTGATTATGAAATTTGTAAAAGAGTTTTTTGAGATTTTTGATAGAGATAATTTTGAATATAAAAAAGGTGATGAGGAAACTAAAAATCTATTTCAAACTGTCCATGGAAAATGGTCAGAATGGTGTAGTGAGTTTGGGATGAATTATAATAAATTAGACAAACCAATAATCCAATCTTGGCAATATGGATGGGGATTACATAAATCATTTTGGAGCAGATTTAAATTTACACCATTTGATAGATCTGCAACATGTATATCACTTTATGTAAACAAAGATGAGTTAGCAATTGAATTAAGCTACGAATTTGCAAATAAAAATTCAGAATTATCAAAAGAAGAATATTGTAGTTTGCTTTTAAGCAATATTGGTGAATGGAGCAAAAAATACAACATAGATTTAAACTCGTTTTATATTTATGCAGGAAAGTATAAATGTACATTATATGAGTATTTTAATATACCAGAAAAGAGTAATTGGTTTTCAAGAACTAATGGAATAATTATTAGTGTTGGAGTATTTTTTAATAAAGAACAAATTACAGAACTTGATACTGAATCAGAGAAATTAAAAGATATATTATTTAAGTTAAGTTATTTATATGAAAAAGTCCAAAAGCCCAATTCAGTATATAAGTATCTAAAAAATGCTGAAGAATTGATTCCAGATAAACATGATGGAAGTTATGAATTAGTAAGAGAAACAACAAGAGCCTTTAAAACTGTACCTTCTGAAAATATAAATCTTGATGATCTAGATGCTTTATTTTTTACATCAGTTGGTACTTTTAGAAGAAAAACAAACTCAAAAAAGGAATTGATAGATAAATCAAATTTGCCAGACAATGAAAAGGATCGTATTAAAAATTTAATGGAGAAGATTGATAATGATGCGAAGCAAACTAAATATAGCAATAATTATGATGGTGAAAATTGCGTAGGAATGTTTGGGACAGGCTTTATGACTTTTAAGAAGCCTGGAAATGATGAAAATTCTGCAAAAGAATTTATTAAACTATGTACAGATATAGTGGATATGGATGAAGAAGAAGAAATATTAAGTAGAACAGAACAAACTTTGAAAAATCAAATAAAAGGAATTGGAATAGGAAGTTTATCAACTTTTTTGCATTGTTTAAAACCTTTTATTTTTCCAATAATAAATGGAAAAGAAGGACAAGGTACAACAACATATGAGAAATTAGGAATTAAATTAGAAAAACCAAAGGATACTTCAAATTTTATAAAAAACATCAGAATAATTAAAGAATATAGAGATAAATATTTTTCTTTTAAAAATTATAGATTAATAGATATTGCAAAAATTGAAGAAGAAGAACCTATTGAAATAATTGATAATGTAAATATACTTGAAAATACAACTGCATATGATAATGAAGTTAACAACACACAAGAATATGTAGTGTATACAAAAGAAAACTTCTTAGAAGATGCATATATAAATGAGGAAAAATATAATACAATAGTTAATCGTCTAAATAGAAAGAACAATATAATACTTCAAGGGGCACCAGGTGTAGGTAAAAGTTATTTAGCTAAAAAGATTGCATATTCTATATTAGGTAAAATTGATAAAGATAAGGTGCAAATGATTCAATTCCATCAAAGCTATTCATATGAAGATTTTATAATGGGTTATCGTCCAAATAAATCAGGAGGTTTTGATATTGTAGAAGGTGTTTTTTATAAGTTCTGTTGTAAGGCAATAAATAATCCAAATGAAAATTTCTATTTTATTATTGATGAAATAAATAGAGGGAATTTAAGTAAAATATTTGGAGAGTTAATGCTTCTTATTGAATGTGATAAACGTGGAGAAAAATTTGCTATGAGTACAGTTTATAGTGAAAAAGAATTTTATATTCCGAAAAACCTATTTATCATAGGACTTATGAATACAGCAGATAGAAGTATTGCACTAATTGATTATGCACTTAGAAGAAGGTTTAGTTTTATAGAAATAGAGCCGGCATTTGGAGAAAGATTTGATAAATACACAGAAAAATTTAATGATACAAACTTAAATAGAGTTTTAAATGTAATAAAAACCATAAATGCTGATATCGAAAAAGACGAATCTCTTGGAAAAGGATTTAAAATTGGGCACAGTTATTTTTGTAATTTAAAAAATTCTAGTGATGACGAATTATTAGAAATAATAGATTGCGATATAATTCCATTGCTTGAAGAGTATTGGATTGAAAATGCGTCTATAGTAGAAAATTATGCACAAAGATTAAATGAGGCGGTAAATAATGAATAGCTCAAATTATCAGCTTAAAATACCAATTAGAAATATATATTGTATGCTTTCTTATGCTTATAATGTACTAAAGCAAGATAGCTTTGAAAAACTAGGAGAAGAAAAGTTTGAAAATATATATGACTTATTAACTGAAATTCTAATTATAGGGATTAGAAAGCAAGTTAAGCAGGGCATTTACAAAGAATATATTAATAATGATGAGCCATTATCAGTGGTTAGAGGGAAAATTGACATCGGGAAATCTATACAATTAAAAGTTAAATCAAGTATGAAACTACATTGTGTTTATGATGAATTTAGTAGTGATAACATTTTAAATCAAATTATAAAATCAACGTGCATTAAACTTATAAAAAATGATGAAGTTAATGTAGCTAAGAAGAAAAAACTTAAAAGCTTAATGCTTTACTTTGGAGAAATAAGTGAAATAACTATAAAACACATAGAATGGTCTAAGCTTAGATATCATAAAAACAATTTGACTTACAAAATGCTTATAAATATATGTTATCTAATTAATGAAGGGCTTATTGTAAATGAAACACAAGGTAAAAATAAATTTGTTACATTTATAAAAGATAGACAAATGGCAATTCTTTATGAAAAGTTTATATATGAATTCTATAGACAAGAATTTCCACAATATAAAGTTAAATATCAGGAACAGATTAAATGGAAAAGTGATAATAACTATATAGACTTTTTGCCAAATATGAATACAGATATTTCAATAGCGAATGGTAACCGAAAACTTATAATTGATACAAAATTCTATAGTGAGTGTATGCAAAAGAATTATTTGAGTAATAATAAATCATTTATTTCAGGTAACTTGTATCAAATTTTTACTTATGTTAAAAATAGTAATTTTGATGGGAACGTTAGTGGAATGTTACTTTATCCAACTGTTTCTTATGAAGTAAGCGAAGATTATCAATTGAGTGGTAATGATATTTTTATTAGATGTGTGGATTTGAATAGGGAGTTTTTTGAGATATCAGATAAGTTAAAGGAAATTATAAAACAATATCTAATGGATAATGCAATTTAGAGTTGTATATATTCACTGGTTTATGATGTAAAGTAGACTGAGATAAATTTAAATAAAGACATATTATTGAGAAAAAAATTATGAGGTGGGAGATTATATGGGATTTTTAGATACATTAAAGGAAATAATTATAAATAAACCATCAACATTAAGAGCGCCAACTTTTATAAAAGAATTTACTGAAGACAATTAATTCATCAAGTAATTAATTCAAGTAAGATAAGGGAGATAATATGTAATGGTAATGATATTAGAGAAAAGCATTAAATCCACTGCAATAGTATCGGATGATGGAAACTATAGGTATAGGCTGACTCGGGTATGGGATAACAACAAACAAAGCGCAACAGTTATAATGCTTAATCCAAGCAAAGCGAATGAGTTGAAAAGTGATAAAACTGTAATGAATTTAACTAATTTCTTAATAGACAATAATTTTGGAAGCGTGAATATAGTTAATTTGTTTTCATATATGACTACTGACCCAAGTAAGTTGCATGAAAGAGAAGAACAATTCGAAAGATATAACAATACGTATATTGAACTTGCGTTTGAAGAAGCTGATATTATAATAATTGCGTGGGTGCGTGACAATAAAAAATATATAAAGAATCGTAAAATAGAAATTGAAAAAATACTTATCCCATATAAAAGCAAAACAAAATGTTTTATGGATAGTGAAGGAATAAAACCAAGACATCCAAGAGATTTGGGAGATAAGTGGACTTTAGAAGATTACGATTTTATGTATATTACATGATTAATATTCAAGATGATTTTGGATCCAATAAATTAGCCAGTATTTCAAACGAATTAAGATTGAAAAATAGGAAACCTATATTATGAGTGGGGTGAAATTATGATAAATGATTATAAATTTCAGAAGTTAATGAATTTTTTTAAGCAGAACCAAGCAAATGAACTTATACTGACATATGCTGAAATAGAAAAGATCATAGGCTTTAAATTATGTTCTTCAGCTTATAAACACAAACCATATTGGAGTCCAACAAAAACACATACAATAACTAGGGCATGGATAGAAAATGGTTGGAAAATTTATCATCTAGAACTAGGTGAATATATAGAATTTAAAAGAAGTTGATATGGTACTTTTTATTTATAATATAGCGATAACTACTTTGAGCATTACCTCTAACATCATAGTATTTTTCTTTTCAAAAATAACTTAATGTTAATGGAAATGATCGTGTTATTATAGCATATTTACTAATTTACCATTATTCATATGAGGCAGGAATGCATATATAACAAGATATTTAACTGCTTACTTATGGAATATCTTACGAAAAAAGTATTGCTTATGAATTAAAATTAAAATTAAAAGTACTAATATGAAATTAAAGGATAGAGAGACACAAATGGAAAATATAAAATTATTTGTTAATAGACTAATAAAAACTATTATATTATCTTCAATAATATTTAATACAGTTAAAATTAATATAGTTCAATATTATTTAGTTATATTATTTATATGGTTTTGGTTGTTTTGGAATTATAACATGAAAAAAAGTAAGGAGATTTTTGATATAGCTATAATAACAACCTTGGGAAATTTTGTATCATACATATATATAAATAAAGTTTTATATAGTGAATTGATTAATGAAAATTTTACATGGATAGGAATAGCAGTAATTTCTGCATTTATATTGATCATATCAAGTTGTAGTTTTTTCTTAAATTCATATAATTATAGTAAATTAAATAATAATAAGTTGATTTTTAAAAGGGAAAAAGATTTAGAAAGACTTTTATATTACTTAGACATGTTCAATATTATAGGAATAAATGCCATATGGGGAGGGGGAAAATCATTTCTAGTTAATGAATTGAAAGAAAAGATTAAGGATGAATATGAAATTATTGAAATAGATATTTTATCGTGTAATCTTGATGAACTTCAAATAATTTTAATAAAAGAAATTGAAAAAATAATGTATAAACATGGGATAATATCAAAGTATTCCAATAATTTAAAAAAATTTTTCATAGATCAAAATAATATTCAACAAGTATGGAATTTAATTTTTGCTGAAAATTACTCTTATTCAGAAACTATTAAAGGGTTTAAAGAGGAATTAAGAAGGATAAATAAAAAAATTGTGATTATATATGAAGATATAGATAGAATATCAGATGAAAAAGTTATTAAAAGAATTTTTGGGTTATCTGAAAAGCTTACTACTAATAATATAAAAATTATTTATCAATATGATGAAGCAAAATTGAAAGAACTTAAATTTGCTAGTGGTTACCTAGAGAAGTACATACCTTATAAAATGAATTTAACAGAAATGAATTTTTTTGAAATAGTTAAATTTGTATTAAAGGAAAATGGTATAGATAAAGATATATTAGAAATGAAAGATTTCGATTTTATGAGAAATCATGCACAAATGTATAGGTACAATATTCTGAAAGATGAATTTGGAATGGACAAAGAATTATACATGAACATTTTAAATTTTAGCGTAAGGAGTGTTGAACATTATATATTTGAACTAAATATTATACTGAAAGATGAAGAGTATAAGAAAGAAAAAGAAACTGTAATCAGCTTCTTTTTCATAAAGCATTTCTTACCAGATATCTATGAAAAATTAAATATAGAGAATGGATTATTAGAGACACTTAAATTTAATTTCGAATCAAATTCATATACAATAACTGAATTAATTTCTATGTATAAGTTAAAAGAATTGAATAATGAAAAAATTAATGAGATATTTAATGATGATCAAAATAAAATAAATTATTGTATTTCAAGGTTATTTAATTATAATAATGATCAAATTATTGAAGAAAGTGATTATAAAAATAAATTAAACTCAAGAATGGAAGAGCCGATTAAGGGTTTGAAAAATAGAATAAATAATGAAAAAAAAGATAGACTCATATGGAATCTGTTGGAGAATGGGAAATCTAAAGATACTAACTATGAGTACGTTGGAAAAAGATTTATCAATGAAGTATTGATAAAACCAAAAGATGAGCAAATTAGCGCATATGGAGAATTTTGGGATAGTATATTTTATTTAGACAGTAAAGAAGTTGATAATGGAACTATATTTCTAATGGGAGTTCCGAGTTTTGTTGAGTTGTTTAAAGCTTTTCGAATATTAGATGCAACTGATGAACAAGAAATAGCATTGATAGATTGTTATTTTCAAATCGAAAATATTACAGATATTAATACGGAATTTATTCAGACAATAAATTATTGTGCATTAAAAACAAATAGGGAATATGTATATATATTAAATAAAATTAACCAATTAAATATTATTGGCAATTTAAATTTTGAAAAGAGTTTTAGTGATTTTATAAAAAAGTACATAGGCGCTTTATCTAAGCATGGTTATATTAATACTAACGAGTATTACTATATTAATGGAAGTAATCATATTAAAGAAGAAAGTAAAGAACATATAATAAAGGAATTACAAAAAATAAGCAATAAAATTAATGATTTGAAAAATACAATATCCAATCACATTCAGATTAATGAATTAGAATGTGATTTAGAAACAATAATAGAGTTTATTAATAAAATAATTGAGATTGTAAGTTGCAATACTCCTTTTGAAAATAAAGAAAAAAATTCAATTAGGTCTAGTTGGTCAAGTAAGTTCCGAAATCAAAATGAGTATGAAAGGCTAAAAGGAATCCTTAGTGAGAATAGTGATTTTAATAACGAAATAAAAGAAAGTTATTTAAGTGGGAAAATAACTGTATATGAAATTGATAAATTATTAGGGTAATATAATATTCTGGGAGAGAAATATTAATAATTATAAAGGAGGTAATTTTGTGCATAAAACAGTAAATTCAAAAGGAAATGCTAAAGCTTATATAAACTATTTGGACAATCTTCTCATCCCTAAAAATACTATAGTCCCCCCTATTGAAATTGTGTCTAAAATTGTTAAAAGTAATCATATATATGATTATGATGGAAAGTATCATGAAGAATTAAGTGGTATAAAACATTTTTACACAGACTTACAATCAATCAATAGTGAAGATGCAATTACTTGGTCCTTATTTGGATATATTTCAAAACTTGATGATAGAATAAGATTAGATTTCTTTAATGAATTTCTATCAAAAATTAGCTTACTACAAAATGATGATTATTGTGAAATTAAACTATGGCAGAGGTTACCTCATCCAGACACTAATGTATCAGGAGGACCTGAAATTGATGTGATTTTAATAGGTAAGAGAAATTTTATTATTATTGAGTGTAAATGGAATTCAAAAATTGCGAAAAAACAAGGTGTATCAAAAAATAAGGACCAAATGCAGATTAGACAAGAATGGATTAATAAAATAGGAAAAGTTATTTATCCTAATCATAACATTGAACTTGTTTATGTGAGCAAGGAAAAGGATGATAAATACAAATCAATTACATGGGACGAATTATCAATGTTTAAAAGCCTGCCACACAAGGATGAATTCATAGAGTATTTAAAGTCAAAAAAGTAGAAGTGTAATAAAATCTATTTTCTACAACATGTTATTTTAATTAAAAATTAACAACAGAGCTTGTCAGCAAGCTTCCAATCTCTGTAAGGGGTCTGACCCCTTATAAAAACTGGAACAGTTTTTTCTGAAGTATTTGAATGAAATAATTTATATGAATTAAATTTAATTAGAGTTGTATATTTAGCAGTAGAGCTTGTTAGTGAGTTTTCAATTTATGTAAGAAAATAGACTAATTATAAAAAATGGAATAGTTTTAGCTGCTAATGTTCATTAATACACCTCACGTTGAGACGGTTGTGAAGCTAGTTAAGAAATAGGCTGATATCAAAGGGTTTCAAGGGTTTTTAGAAAATTTGATAATGTGTTTTATATGTTCCCCAAACTTGTTTTGGGGAATTTTTTGCTTTAGGGGGTCTAACTTTTACGCGGAACTAGGGATATTTGCGTATTTGTTTAGATTTTGGGCAAAAAGTTGTAAGCGTCAATGAATCGACGCGTAGCGGTAGCATAATTTAAGTGATAAAATAAACCCAACAGAAAAACTTATATTCTCTGTTGGGTACAATTTTATATAGAAATAATTATTTGGTAGTCTTAACGCGCAGTTCATCTGGAATGCTTTCAGACCATGGCATACATTTTTCTAGTATGTCCTTTTCCTTAACTTCTGAATTTGCAAACATTTCGAATAAATATACTAAATACTTTTCCACTGCTAAGCCATTGGCTTTAGCCGTTTCGGTAATACTATAAAGTACTGCACTTGATTTTGCGCCTTTTACTGTCTTGGAAAACATCCAGTTTTTTCTGCCAATTACAAATGGTTTTATAGCTCTTTCAGCTGCATTATTATCAATTTCAAGACATCCATTTGTCAAGAAAGTTCTCATATATGGCAACAACTTTTGAGCATATGCAAGAGCTTTACCTAAAGGACTTTTAGGAAGCGCATTAACAATTTCATTATCTACATATTCTTGAAATTTACTAAGAATGGGTGAAGATCTCTTGAGCCTTATTGCATGTCGATCACCATAATAATCATCACTACATATATATTGTTCCCTTAGATCCTTTTCAACTTCATAAAGTTGCTCACAATAATTAAACCCTTCTAATGCGTGAGACTGCTTTAGAGCTTCAGGGTTTAAGGTTGATATTATATCAAAGAATTTTCTTCGAATATGGGCCATACAATATAGTCTTTTTATATTCTTAACTTTATTATAGCCATCATATCCATC
The DNA window shown above is from Clostridium beijerinckii and carries:
- a CDS encoding HNH endonuclease, encoding MNGIYTENKTMILPKEISEVPYSNEVDYATFSRVLRDDKVVASYKMYWLLSLLDEISIGNTEIEFRKLISKMVVYAWYPISKFKLSFGFCDNLAKVVNYISDTYKLESNYDERKLFEFIYESEDKILNKMLKDLTLNVPYRFLSPFFEDKLKGYTKVQKMIEEFSGEDIKCIYEIYKNEKSENCIRVKENWSNYLKYNYKIIQGWAYYKLVCFLQKRNPTVPGIAMKLEAPKSRNLREQTKIWTKIIEQKHISDLCTGLDFTSENYRLNGVLSIDHFIPWSFVLHDQMWNLVPTFKNINSKKSDNLLDYDSYIDRFCEIQYEAFCFVVDDKRNNQIDEYRQLLKIEDARKFKDGTDEEEFVKRLKREIGPVYGVAVNQGFGVLEKLSNY
- a CDS encoding 5-methylcytosine-specific restriction endonuclease system specificity protein McrC; translation: MNSSNYQLKIPIRNIYCMLSYAYNVLKQDSFEKLGEEKFENIYDLLTEILIIGIRKQVKQGIYKEYINNDEPLSVVRGKIDIGKSIQLKVKSSMKLHCVYDEFSSDNILNQIIKSTCIKLIKNDEVNVAKKKKLKSLMLYFGEISEITIKHIEWSKLRYHKNNLTYKMLINICYLINEGLIVNETQGKNKFVTFIKDRQMAILYEKFIYEFYRQEFPQYKVKYQEQIKWKSDNNYIDFLPNMNTDISIANGNRKLIIDTKFYSECMQKNYLSNNKSFISGNLYQIFTYVKNSNFDGNVSGMLLYPTVSYEVSEDYQLSGNDIFIRCVDLNREFFEISDKLKEIIKQYLMDNAI